A genomic segment from Tissierellales bacterium encodes:
- a CDS encoding (2Fe-2S)-binding protein, giving the protein MININLKINDKEYNLDIKEELRLLDLLREELKLTGVKEGCGEGECGACTVIMDGETVNSCMVMAFQADGSEILTIEGLGNEDNLHPIQKAFIEVGAVQCGYCTPGMILSVKSLLDKNPHPSRNEIREGISGNLCRCTGYNKIVDAAELAI; this is encoded by the coding sequence AGAATATAACTTAGATATTAAAGAGGAATTAAGACTATTAGATCTTCTAAGGGAAGAGTTAAAATTAACTGGAGTTAAAGAAGGTTGTGGAGAAGGAGAGTGTGGAGCTTGTACAGTTATTATGGATGGAGAGACTGTAAACTCTTGTATGGTTATGGCTTTTCAAGCTGATGGTAGTGAAATTTTAACTATTGAAGGCTTAGGTAATGAAGATAATCTTCACCCTATACAAAAAGCTTTCATAGAAGTAGGTGCAGTTCAATGTGGATACTGTACTCCTGGAATGATTTTGTCTGTGAAAAGTCTGTTGGATAAAAATCCTCATCCATCTAGAAATGAAATAAGAGAAGGAATTTCTGGAAACCTTTGCAGGTGTACAGGCTATAATAAAATAGTTGATGCTGCAGAATTGGCTATT